AACTTCTAAAGAGCAGAAGCTACTTCTTTTATCAGTGTTTTGGTTTGCCTTGGAAAAGAAGCTAGGGAACTTCTAGAAATCCTTGCAGATTCAAGCATTTAACTATTTAAGTCACTTTTACTTGAAGGCATTTACAGGACAAACAGTCACTAAATTGTTGAACAGTTTCATTTATCACCCACAAACTTAATAAATCTTATATAGCATCAGGGACTCTGATATTTGGCTACAGAATTCATACCATGCCACCTGTTTGCACTCAATCGGAAACATGTTGACTTGTTTTATATTCTCATCACACGGTATCtcctatttattattattttttggcaaataaatcTTTTATTTCACCAATTAAAGAGTACAAACACGAATATAACCAACACATCACAAAACAAATTCCTAATCTTACCATAATAACAGCATCAGAATTACCATATTCATACATTCAACTATTCAAGGAAGTGATAAAATTGAGACCCTTCATATGCTTAGGCATGAATTACATAATTTCTATATCCCCTTGGTGGtggtattgatttttggtaTGGTAAATTTATGCTGGTTAAAGCTCTAAGTTCTTCCATATAAACTAATCAGTGAAACAGAAATTTGGAATATAAACAATATGCCACAAAACTTTATACTCAGCTTTTACATGGAAGACTACCTGTTTCCTTTTTACCAGCATTAGCCTCTTTCTCTGCCTTCAGCTTTTCATTTGCAATCGCTGTAACCAAGAAGGCAACTTCCTTTGCATCATCAGCTGTTAAAGAAGTAATTGACAGTCTCATCACTGCTTTAAGCAACCCAATATAATGGTAACTTTTCTGCATTGAGTAAGAAGTCAATCTTAAGTTGAATTATGAGCATTGTAACATCCATCAACAACAAGAGAAGATATAAGTAAACAATATGAAGAAAAGGAATGAAATGAGCTGATAAGAACACACCTCATATGGACGAAGTTTGTAAGAAATTAGTTCAGCATATTCTAAAAAGTCACTTTCAGATTTAGGTATGAAATTGTACAGGGTCCTCTCATCACTCTTTCTAGAAAACAGCTCTGTTGTCGACTTATAATCCGCTTCCTCCACTAGCCTGCAACCACAAAGAATTAAATGAAACCAGCAGTCCCAAAATAAATCTAATTCTATCACTACCCTCAGCTGCTAAGGAGCCTACAATTAGTTTGCAGTCTTTCCCAAGAACTTCTAAGACACTAAATGAAAATGCATACAGGACACCAAGAAGTCTATATTGCAGGTTTTTCTATCTTGGCAATATTGCTAATATAAGTTAACTGACAATGGCAGTAGCAGACACAAACTAGTCTAAAGAAAAAACAACCACCGCGAAAGCCCTAAAGAAAAGCCTAACAAACTTCTCCACATTTAGTCTCCAGACCTCTTCTGGCCTTCTTAACTCCGAATACCAGCATCCAGTAATAAAGAAATTACTATTCCTAAATTCATGAAAAGCTATTCTATCTTCTCGAACTTAGCAAGGTGGGTCGTAGGAAAGGTAATTTACTGGTATTATACTATTATACATCTTTCCCGTAATTTGTTTAAATTTCTTAGTCCAGTGAGCCCAATATCAATGATTCCGATGTTACACACAACAGTATTGGTCTTGGTGCAACAAACCAACTTACCAGGGTGGTAGATATGTCGAAAACTGCCTCGTCAACTAAAGCATATTATTACGAACATAGGAATAAAACAGAACATTGGAACTCTAATTTCTGCTTGGAGAAGCAATATCTTTCAGGTTTCAGCAAATGATAATCGATGTGTATAAAAATGGATGActcctttaaaaaaaagaagaataaaCATAGTGCTAATAATTAAATCGAAGGGATAAACCTAAGCGCTGCTGAAGAACACTAACCTTCTCTTTGTTCTACTTAACCAATAAAAAAGCAGGAAATCCTTATTTCTTAGCCTACTTGATATTATAATACTGAGTACGAAATCAATACTAGCCCCAACACTTCCTCCATCCAAGTGTTCTTGTAGTGGGATCTGTAAGCATGTCCACCGTATTAGACGCCAAGAAACAAAGAAAATTATATGGCTAGAAACACAGCTGAAGCTAGACATTCCTCTTAAATCCTTATCAACTGTATATGGTGGTATGACCCGGAAATTGACCTTTGCTGACGCAATTTTTCTGCTACCGGATCCAGTGCTGTTTCTTTAGTTAACTCTAcatcttttccttttttccagttTCCTTTGATACAGCTTTCTTGACAGGCTTTTCAGATGCTTTTGCTGGTGACGGTGCCTGAGAAACATCGCAGACGAGGGCAGGAAAGGAAACCGAACCATGAGTAGAACTGGAGGATGCCGATCAAATGAGATGACTCAGAACATAAAAAGACAACAACCCTTAAACTAAAATGATAGATTAGTCATCAGAGAACACACTACTTGTCATAGTCTCCAACCAGATAATGTGATTGAGATAGTAAACCACGGTCGAAACAAATGTGGTTAGTTCAAAACGTGAAcagacataaaaaaaaaaataaaataaaaaaaaagctcAAAAGGGCTGATGAGTAGTGACATGTTGTCGACGGCACTGTTCAAAATTGGCACAGAATAACAAGACATCACCACTGAAAACATACCGGTTTGGGTTCATCATCCTCCTCCCAAGATTCTTTCACATCGTCATCATCAACATCTTCATCATCCCAACTACTTATCGGTTGATTCTTTATGAGAAGTTGTGGCACTGCTTCATCCTCTGAATCAAAATCATACATTTTATTATACTTGGCCACGAATCCAACAAAAACCCAAGCCGTACGAACAAGAGTAATGTTATGTTTTGTACAAGAAGAACCCAATTTGAAAATCCTATTTCCAAAAACCTTTAATGCAAAAGGATTCTACGTCGTTCTCTCGATTTCTCAACGGAACAGTTCACACACACATACAAACATAGACAAACACACCCTAGTGCTGAGTAGCTGTTTGAATTTGAAGTATTCATCCATGTTGAACATATAATTCAACTTATGCTACAACTCAAAAACTTGAACAATCATCAGAGTCACTCCTTACAGAAAATCCAATGCCTACATACTTATGTCTTGTATGATAACTATTACCAATTTTACCATTGACCAACAAACATCCTCAGGAAAATTCGATTCTATACTATCAACCACTGTTACATGATTCACTAGTAGGACTGTAGGAGATTCGGTACGGGTACACAATTCGCTAACTAATTTGCTAAATTAGACCAAATTGTAccattttcatgttataattcACCTTTTCGGTTCGCTGGGTGATTAAAGAATTAGGTAATGTTGCTATCAACACATTTGAATTATGACTGATTCGGCTTTCAGCACTTACTGATGCTATCACTGCTCAATTCAGAAAATATAGTATCAAAACCGACTCAAGATCATCAGCATTACGTACTCTAAATCGTAAAAATCTTACCCCTGTCCTCCATGTTCATATGCTCGTTTAGCAGATTAGCAGATCATCGAACAGGCGAATTCCTGAATTAGCAGATACAGAAATCAATACATACTGCTGTTTGGTATAACTGAaaacataaacaaaagaaaacaaccAACTCGAGGATTTAAATACTGCAATTACAGAGCACTGAATTTATTTAAGGAATCCCGAACTCCCAATCTTTCAAAAACCTATGCTACAACTCAGTAAATTATCCGCATAAATAAAATTAGATAATTGATTCGGAAACTTAACTCTAAAGTCCCATCTATATAGTAATTCAATTGACTGAGCTAACTTAACTGAGTGCAGCTCAAAAACCCTAAAATCATCACTGATTAATGAATCGCAAAAGTTCAATCAAATCGAGAGTTCGGTTACGTAATTTACAACGAGCAAACTAGATGGAGatagagagagaaggagagagagagaggaaccTCTGACGACGGCGAAGTTGATTGTAAGATGCAGCAGCGAGTCAGCGACAAAAGCCCGAGAAAGTGGTGGGAAATGATGGATCGAGTTTAATGTTGGGAAtttgatttccttcaatattgcataaagaaTCTAGATCTGTCAAAAACCGACCCGATCCGAACCCAACCctaaaatactgggtcctgaaatAAGATTTTTTGACCCGTAATCCGATTGTATCCGAACCCAAACAACccgaaaaggaatgggtcaaaacccgaccgaacccgttttggacccgaccgattgaaaatcattgtatttattgtaataaatgagattatgagaaaattaagCATAatagtgtaacaccctaataattccttgcttttataaaaccattttccaacttaaaataaaggaattactaaagtattaccgccaccgtgataacggttaaggctattaccagaattacgcagcggaatttaatgtcaactaacttttcaaaaacataaataataaattatcgaggcctcctacaaattggaaccgtaatggcccaaaaaccaaagtattaaaagttgaacgaaatcaaaacataattaaagtataaataaagaaaatgttttaaagtacgaaagcatgcaactctctcaatcatcccaagccacatgatttcgatcgtacttcgatctaccaacctgctatattattctactccccaacaatgcaagtgcaaatgatggatcatcatagggtcattaaggcgaaggtcatgaccaaaagacacaaagcacgtagtcagcaaaagctgagtacttacaagaatagagtgaaacaaaactataaacatgcgtcactcactaagtactaatcaacatgcaaaagccatttaataaataacaagtaaatcatgaatacaagactcgacacttgactcgactcttgactcacaatttaattagaataagcttcgaacgggccaaaagaatattccataaaaggaagggtgttgggagccaaccaaacaccataataaataataaatatcgggtcataccgagtgtcgggccataccgacggaattccagcgcataatttaaatgaaacaacgtcttgtatcattagtatgAGAatgagctttccggcaagactccccccattgttcatactcaaggtatatacgttccaagagttttgaagcttgttctggttgcactttacgtttattaatattttattaaaagcgaactcaagactcaacaaacatacacacatacaattaataaacaacaaccaaaataatcttattttaatgctttaggacttgtgatcaacaaagcaagacactgtgaaattactaccaggttccttctcacaaaaggtgagattccacatcatgcctattaacatgagggttgtgcccttgcacgacaaatcctaattcatttcaaacacaatattcccaactgaaccctacatgtgcggtggcttacgtgagctaacccttcacatgtggtaaaataaatagtacaacgtggtacgaataattggctcaaaagtatgctagacatcccgtacaatagcataacaataaataattcatcccttgcatgtgaaaccaaaccatacatgcataaatattgaacaacatgattgacaatgaaatccatactcataataatcccaacatgcttgttcaaccaataattcaataatgccaatataataatccacatgatcgttcaccaaaacaaatatgaatccacataatataattcacatcaacaacaatcatgtaatgtccttgacaaatggtgtggtcgccctagacttgtacgtaccttgaatatttttctaagcgtaggggccactttgcaataacgagcactcacttagaaatcacctcctatcatcaaaataatgaaacttaaattatttccatgttcattaaatttccagcaactttataaaatattaaaccttgttgggaaatttgttaaaaaggaccttttataatccaaattttgcgagaaaggaccttatataattttttttgcgaaatcacaccttaatgtaaatttttttgcgagaaaggaccttatataattttttttgtgaaatcacaatttaatataattttttttgcgaaagacaactaAAAGTAAAttttcggcattgactgagatttttcggccattgacttgtacgtgagaagcacgtgtgacattattttgctaatcacacccaattttcctccaaaattcaagttttaaaacctaaagttgaaaaaaaaatcgaaataaaatcacgtttgaaaattcaagattcgGGAAAATCAAcgtctttagccaacgtaagccacacatgctgctcacgtgcaagtcaatggccggaaaagctcagtcaatgccggaaacttcccttaggtcctttctcgcaaaaaaatttactttaaggtgtgttttcacaaaaaaaaattatataaggtcctttctcgcaaaatttgagttataaaaggtcctttttggcaaatttgccaaccttgtttaaactttagaattcaatcgttctttaataaaataatcgtctcaatttgaaaaactaatccctagtatgaaaacatactttttccacccttaaaatcgataaaaatcaacactttagacctttttataaatctgaaaatataattgattatcataattaaattcatcacctaattatgctaatcaattgactcattaggtctaggttaaaaccctaacttgaaattcccaataaaaccaatttaacatcataaaaatcaattctttattaaataaacgaatctgaaaattcatgctttaataattaaaacaagcctcatgaatcacaacatataaatcctcaaagtacggtgttcataaccgattcccaacattttaattattcaaaacaataataataatataatttaaaatacggaattgaaatagaataggtaaggacgaagagaattataccaatccggcctatagcacggaacaaccacgaattattgtgattgggcgaaaaaagattgaacaacgaacgaacaagcAACAACGTCAACACACAACGCACTACTCGtgggcgtgtgtgtgtgtgtgtagcGACGAAGAGGAACGGGCAGCAGGGGGGCGCGCAGCAGCGCTGAGCGAGAGGAGGGGCAgcgcgctgggcgcgggcgaagagagtgagggagtgtgggcgtgagggggagagagagggagtgtgggcgTGCGGCTGGGCAAGGCAGcaccacacaacaacaacaacaacaacaacaacacgcgCACAAGGGGGGAAGGGGTGATGTGCCGTGCAAGGGGCACGAGCAGCAACAGTCACTCGTGTGCGGGACGAGGGCTGGACGAgcaaggaggagagaggaagagtgagGGGTAAGCAAGAGAGGAAAAAGGGTTTAGGCGAAAtaaggggatcatttaatgaggggagtcctatttataggggaaaatttggtaatattaatccaacctttggccgattttcttttattaatcccacctacgacatattttttaataatcccacctttactacccgacgacttttattgggcttaagtggccggtaatcggtgaaaaagtcaacgagatggtgatgaattgatgatgatgactgaatatatcgagagagagtactgccatgtagagaaataatgccgcttacaacagttttatgacctgttgggcccaataaaagttgttgggtaataaaggtgggattattaaaaaatatgtcgtaggtgggcttaataaaagaaaatcggtcaaaggttggattaatattaccaaattttccatttATAGGCTCCCAAATTTCTAATGGGCTAGGCTCAGGAAATTAgtattgggcttagggaattaaatgattgggctagcttagggcTTTGAATTAATTCTTTTGAtagggctcgtttaataaaacccaaaccttttaaaattacttgcgacccattaaatttcccgactcgaaaattaaattcgtttcgtaattaattaaaacaataaatattctaattaattaaaatacatttaaataatatttaaatgcgaaataaattctaaaaatcgtaaaatgcttcataaatataataaattatatttataaatattataaaaatacgaggtattacaaataGACACGTTTCTTTTACTATTGTTCTGTGTAATAtgaatttaatttgaattatacgccattttatggttgtatttgaataaatataaacttgtgtaggaaattttgttaatttgtgcccatattttgtatatttatcacctaaattaatgaaaatataatgcgcgtttcaaattctctcaacccgttgggtcgacccaaacccgaaagttctaacaagcatttgtaaacccgaacccgaaagagACCGACCCAAtacaacccgaacccgaaataattttttacaacccgacccgacccgaccgacccgtttgacatgTCTAATAAAGATCtaataattcccaaaatacgttactttctTAGTTAATTCTCACCATACCGCCCACGTCAGCAAGAGAGAAAgggaagtaatttttttttttgcggttCAGCGTTGAACtgccatctgagatagcggttttattttaaagaaaaccgccatctcagatggcggttcaatgttataaaccgctattgtttgctttaaaacaaaaccTCTATCTCAGATgtcggtttgctttaaaacataACGGGGGTACGGTAAGTTTTTGTTTTGGAAGCTCACTGTAAGTTTTGATTTAGGGAAtatataaaccgctatctgaggtAGCGGTTtatcagatagcggtttacataaaccgctatctcagatggcggtttactTATGtcaaccgctatctgagatagagGTTTAGTGCCgctttgttaaaaaaaatagacCGATTTTAATGCTggcgtggacggtatggtgggaattaagttagaaagtggcgcattttgggaatttgacgttctttaaccaatattgaaggaaatcgctctttTTTGCCCCTCCACAAAACCACAATTTATTTTTGGCAAATCTTTACACTTATAAAGCCTTAAACATGTCTTATTATTCACCCAATAGTAGAGTGACCTAAATACCCCTAAATTCCTTCTTCGTTTTTTTTGTCTTATTTTTAACAATAGAGTAATGACCCTTAAATCCTTCCCACTTCAACTAAAACTGATTCCACCCTACCTCTTTTATCACTTTCTCATTGATTCACCCTTTCTCactttcttcatcttcttccttcCGTTCTTTTTGTTTGGTTTTCTTCACCATAGATACTTCAAAAGCACTTCTTCAATTCTTTCCTCTGTTTTCTTTCCTCACTCCTCTTATGGGCAAGCCTTTTTCGATCCACCAACTGCCCTCAAGTGCGACCTTTTCCGATCTCGTGAACCAAGGCCCTCTCCTTCTCCGATCTGTGTCTGTGGGGCTTTTTTAGGTATTCCAATAAGGTATTCTGATAACACCTTTGATGCTTCTAAGGAAAAACCCACATGCAGACCATTTGTCTTGCGTTGTTTTGCCTTGGAGCATCGAAGGTGTTATAGGTATCCTTCTCCTTTTAACGGCAACCGATCTGCTGCTGTCGACATTTTAGGTATTCCGATAATACCTTAGGTGCTTCTAATGCAAAACCCACATGCAAAGCATTTGTTTTGCCTTAGAGTATCTAATGTGTTATAGGGATACAAAATTTATGGTGTTCTTTTGATTCAGTCGTCTCCATCAACTACGGTAATTCTTTTTCGTTCGATTCGTTTTAAACTTCGATTTCTTGCTTTGATTTCAACTACGGTAATTCTTTTGTTTTCGTTCGATTCGTTATAAACTTCGATTTCTTGCTTTGATTTCTGGGTTTTTGAGCTTTGGTTTCTGGGTTTCTGATTTGTTTGTGATTGTCTTTGCTTTTTCGTTCTTTTGTTTTCGATTTGTTTGTGATTGTCTTCGATCTGTTAAGcttgctttgattttttttttctttgatttctGGGTTTTCGATCTGTTCAGGTTGCTTTGGTTTCTGGGCTTCCGATTTGTTTGTGATTGTctttgttttttcattcttttgttcTCGATTTGTTTGTGATAGTCTTTGATCTATTGAGCTTGCTTTGATTTATGGGTTTTCGATCTGTTTAACTTGCTTTCATTTCCTGGTTTTCCATTTGTTTCTGAATGTCTTCGATTTTTTCCTGTTTATGGTTGTCTTCTTCAATTTAGCCAGATGCATGTGATTTGTTCTATTTGTTGCCGTCCTGGGTTCTCGGTTGATGAACAGTGGTtgtccattttttttaatgggCTTCGTTTTGATTTAGATGTCTGAGTTTTCAATATGGCAAGAACCTTCTGCGTTTGTGATTGTCAGATTAAAGATAATGGTATGCTTTCCGGTTGATGGACAGTGGTTTCAATCTTCGATTTCTTGCTTTGATTTCTGGGTTTTCGATCTGTTGAACAGTGCTTGTTTattttcatttaattgtggtttagttTTGATGTAGATCCATGAATATTTACGTGTTTAGACTTTTTTGTGTTCTTCAATTTGGgcaaatacattttttttgttttttatttatatttctaGGTTCTTTTTCTTAATGAATAGGGGTTGTTCATTTCCATTTAGTTATGGGCTTAGTTTTGATTCAAAACCATGATTATTTTGTGCTTTGCTTTTTTTCCTGTTAATGGTTGACTTTTTCAATTTTGCCAGATAAAtgtgatgtttttttttatttttctttatttacaTTCTGGATTTACGATAAATGAACAGTGGttgtgtattttttatttttttatagcCTTACGTTTTGGTTTAGATGTATGATTTGTTATGTGTTTTGATTTAGATTTCCCGTTTAATTTGGCAAGGACCTTCTGTGTTTGTGGTTGTCAGATTAAAACAATGGTATGATTTGTTGTTGGATGCTTCTATATTTGTGTAGAATTTGGCCAACTACATGAGATTGATGCACTTAGTTTCAACCAGAAAAAGATTTTGTTCATCAGGATACAGGTTTCTTTGGGTGTTCTTCAGTATGCTTGCTTATGTTCTTCAGTATGCTTGCTTTTGTTCTTCGATTTGATTTCAACATACGACTCTTGAatgtgttcttcaattttggcaAGAACCTTAAAAGACATAACGTCTTTCGAAATAATATAAGTGGTTAGCCTTAATCAGGTGGTCCGAGTTTATATGCTCTAGATGTACACGAACTTGTTAAAAACCGATCTAAAAGTCGCGTATAAGATGTTTTGTGGTTAATGGATGCATCAGAGGGAAATTAAGTCGTACTGTTGTTATTTTTGTACTCAGTGTATAATTGATCATAAGATATATGTTTTGTCTCTACAGGGAATAATTCCATTCTTAATTGGAAGAGCTCTTCGTTTAGCACCCCTACCTTACATCTCCTAATTACTTTACTTATACATGTTTATCATGCCTTTCGACTGCTAATTACTTTACTTTACTTGTACAGTGTAGCTGTAGTTGATGTTAGATGTCATTACCGTGAATATTATGCTTGAAAGAAATAATTGTACAGTGTATCGACTgacacacaaaattgctctgaAGGGTGCAAAAAATGTGGCTTTGGCTTGTCTGGAGTCCTTTTGATGAATGGCTTATACTTTAGGTGGATTTGGCTTGTCTTGAGTCCCTCTTCTACCACAAAATACAAGTGAGTGCCAACTTTATGAATGCACATTTCTCTTTACCATATCACGTCTGAAAATGGTAATCAGATTATCATTCTGGAAATGGGAAATAGGTTTAGTACATTAATAAACAGGTTTATTGATGCCGTTTATTAATGTACTAAACCTGTTAAAGTTTTTTTTGCCTTGTTTCAATTAATTTCATCCTCAGTTAGGGTTATGGTCTTAATATTCTTGTTTTTAATTCATTAGGGTGATTAGTGTTCTTGATATTCCTGTAACACTTATGTCTTAGTTAATGTTACAGTCATGTCTTACTCATGTGCAATTGTTTACTTTTATTTTCCTTAgtttttgttccttttattttcctcagcttttgttttactttctATTCTTTCGATGGCTATTTGTGGTTTGTAGACAAAGTAGCCCTCATTTATGGTTAAGTATATAGTGGTCATTGTCCTGCAAACTCTTTTCTTGTTGTATTtacatttttgttaattttaaaaaGACAACTTTTATGTTTAGCTATTTTTGTACCTGTTATTATAGAGCCCCAGGCCCAATGTGCCttattacttttatttttccctttttccttTTTCAAATATCCTCTTTTGTCCTACACTTGTTTGTTCCCTTTACTTTCCTCTTGAGTATATATAGGTGGTTATTCACTCTTGCTTTACTAGGTTTATACTTCTTCTTCTTTCCCCTTTCTCCATTCTAAAAAGAAAGCAAGAAATGTAGTGCCCTTTTCCTTTGGGTTTTGGCTTACTCATTATTTTTTCGTCTATACACTAGTAGAAGGTGAAAGTATTTGGATCGATTGTAAAAGGTTTTCGAATTGGGATGAACTTACTTATTTTGCTACACAATGACGAGCATCTCATGTCGTTGCTATCAAAAGTCCTGGACATCCCGCAGCTTAGTGAGCATAATGCCCTTAGTGAGTTTCTTAGCCAGTTTGAAGCGGCTATTGACAGTGACTTCCCCAAATATCAGGTCAGCTTCTTTCAGATTGCTGCATatgattattttgaaaattttgcttTAGGTGCTTGAGCCATGAAAAACAAGAATGGTCTCCAAAATGCTTGCCTGCTTTAAGTTTAGAAATATTCCAATTTTGCAATACCTATGCCATCATCATACATATAGCAGAACAAGTCACCTTGACTGCTATGCTTCCTCAGGAATTTCATAATGCATAATATATCTTGTCTATTTGCCTGAAATCAGTTCTGTTCATACATCTTTAGGGATTAATAAAAACTTTATCAAATTGTTCAGGACCATGATGCAACAGAAGCCGATGCTGAGACACTTTCTATTTTGATTGAGTTGTTTGTTGAGAAAGCTAGTCAATGGTCTCAAGTAATATTTGCCCTATGTTGCATAGATGTACTAAGATCGTTTTCTGCCATCGCAATTGATTCAAGTGGATCTATGTGCCGGCCTTCTATTCTACCACAATCTACTTCTAATACGGTTTGCCAAAATAGCAAAGGACCTATACTGAATATTAAAGGATTGTGGCATCCATTTGCTCTAAGAGAAAATGGAGTTCCTGTCCCAAATGATATGATACTGGGAGAGGGTACAAATGGCCATCATCCCCGGACTCTGCTGTTGACTGGACCAAACATGGGGGGAAAATCAACTCTCTTGCGTGCTGCCTGTCTAGCAGTTATATTGGCACaggttcttttttcttcttcttttgaaTAGAGAAAAAGACTGCCTATATCCAATCTATTATGAGCTGTCATTTTCTGGATGGTTATACATATCTAATTTTGTTCTATGAATTTTCTTTCAGCTTGGCTGCTATGTGCCAAGTGAGATGTGTGTGCTATCAGTTGCTGACACTATTTTCACGAGGCTTGGTGCAACTGATCGGATTATGACCGGTGAAAGTAAGTTTCACAATAGCCTTTTCCACTAATTTCCTGGATTTAGAGTCCCGGGTGCAATTAGATATAAGTTGGATTGGATTCTGTTATTTAATGATCCAAATAAGTCACAAGCCATGAGCCAAAG
This genomic stretch from Spinacia oleracea cultivar Varoflay chromosome 3, BTI_SOV_V1, whole genome shotgun sequence harbors:
- the LOC110783508 gene encoding LOW QUALITY PROTEIN: uncharacterized protein (The sequence of the model RefSeq protein was modified relative to this genomic sequence to represent the inferred CDS: inserted 1 base in 1 codon) is translated as MNMEDREDEAVPQLLIKNQPISSWDDEDVDDDDVKESWEEDDEPKPAPSPAKASEKPVKKAVSKETXKKGKDVELTKETALDPVAEKLRQQRLVEEADYKSTTELFSRKSDERTLYNFIPKSESDFLEYAELISYKLRPYEKSYHYIGLLKAVMRLSITSLTADDAKEVAFLVTAIANEKLKAEKEANAGKKETGLKKKQLHVDNADDDLAVAGYDDNDDYDFM
- the LOC110783480 gene encoding DNA mismatch repair protein MSH7-like; translated protein: MNLLILLHNDEHLMSLLSKVLDIPQLSEHNALSEFLSQFEAAIDSDFPKYQDHDATEADAETLSILIELFVEKASQWSQVIFALCCIDVLRSFSAIAIDSSGSMCRPSILPQSTSNTVCQNSKGPILNIKGLWHPFALRENGVPVPNDMILGEGTNGHHPRTLLLTGPNMGGKSTLLRAACLAVILAQLGCYVPSEMCVLSVADTIFTRLGATDRIMTGESKFHNSLFH